The following proteins come from a genomic window of Takifugu rubripes chromosome 11, fTakRub1.2, whole genome shotgun sequence:
- the tlcd5a gene encoding TLC domain-containing protein 5a: MTAVVIGAVLSLSLWASLYCFLCGVNGSRSYEWNCRLVTLLHGILAVCITAYIGYVDGPWPFSYPGTKNTPLQISALVLSLGYFVFDMAWCVYFRTEGAVMLAHHTMSILGILLTLWLGESGIEGCAVLFGSEITNPLLQTRWFLKQTGKYGTRLGDAVDALFVLLFVAMRIFVGGAMLYCELVSPRPRFFIKCGGVAMYALSWVFLVDIVRFAMRKSEKWRDQREMADANGHGRKKD; this comes from the exons ATGACAGCGGTAGTGATCGGAGCTgttctgtccctgtccctctgggcctcgctgtactgcttCCTGTGCGGCGTTAACGGCTCCAGGAGCTACGAGTGGAACTGTCGCCTCGTCACCCTGCTGCACGGCATCCTGGCAGTGTGCATCACGGCGTACATCGGCTACGTGGACGGACCCTGGCCTTTCAGCTAtccag GTACCAAGAACACGCCCCTCCAAATCAGCGCCCTGGTGCTGAGTCTGGGATACTTCGTCTTCGACATGGCCTGGTGCGTCTACTTCCGCACCGAAGGAGCTGTCATGCTGGCCCACCACACCATGAGCATCCTGGGAATCCTGCTGACGCTGTGGCTGGGCGAGTCCGGCATCGAGGGCTGCGCGGTCCTGTTCGGCAGCGAGATCACCAACCCCCTCCTGCAGACGCGCTGGTTCCTCAAACAGACGGGAAAGTACGGGACGCGGCTCGGGGACGCCGTGGACGCGCTCTTCGTGCTGCTGTTCGTGGCCATGCGGATCTTCGTGGGCGGCGCCATGCTGTACTGCGAGCTGGTGTCTCCCAGACCAAGGTTTTTTATCAAGTGTGGGGGTGTGGCCATGTACGCCCTGTCCTGGGTGTTCCTGGTGGACATCGTTAGGTTCGCCATGAGGAAAAGCGAAAAGTGGAGAGACCAGCGGGAGATGGCGGATGCTAATGGTCACGGCAGGAAGAAGGACTGA
- the oafa gene encoding out at first protein homolog — protein sequence MFASCASAASARIVARLCALVLVVAAGLGSELRVRVRLSDGLVTEEVLEADSERDAISLEFKQGDGTLITYVADFKQNVKIFRALILGELERGQNQYQGLCFVSRLNRNEIIPSESMARLRQKNPQAIRLAEERRGLEQLTMSVAVNLSRAWQLSSHIHNMCSEAGEAIYTREADVKHWLDKGVDGSTFEMLPQTAEAPGFQACHSTTDMWQPCLCTYSLRLEWYPCLLKYCRSRDGTGKSSSYKCGIKSCSKGYHFTFYVPQKQLCLWDEET from the exons ATGTTTGCGAGTTGCGCCTCGGCAGCTTCAGCTCGGATCGTGGCCCGTCTCTGCGCCTTGGTGCTGGTGGTCGCCGCGGGACTCGGCTCGGAGCTGCGGGTCCGGGTCCGGCTCTCTGACGGACTGGTGACTGAGGAAGTGTTGGAGGCGGACAGTGAGAGGGACGCGATATCTCTCGAGTTCAAGCAGGGAGATGGGACCCTCATCACGTATGTGGCGGACTTCAAACAG AATGTCAAGATATTCCGGGCTCTCATCCTGGGTGAGCTAGAAAGAGGACAGAACCAGTACCAGGGCCTGTGCTTCGTCTCCCGCCTGAACCGCAACGAGATCATCCCTAGCGAGTCGATGGCCCGGCTCAGACAG AAAAACCCTCAAGCCATCCGGCTGGCGGAGGAACGAAGAGGTCTAGAGCAGCTGACCATGAGCGTGGCGGTCAACCTGAGTCGGGCCTGGCAGCTCAGCTCCCACATCCACAACATGTGCAGCGAGGCCGGGGAAGCCATCTACACCAGGGAAGCCGATGTCAAACACTGGCTGGACAAAG GGGTGGATGGTTCCACATTCGAGATGCTGCCACAGACGGCGGAGGCTCCGGGCTTCCAGGCCTGCCACTCCACCACAGACATGTGGCAGCCATGTCTCTGCACATACAGCCTTCGCCTGGAGTGGTACCCCTGCCTGCTGAAGTACTGCCGCAGCCGGGACGGCACGGGCAAGAGCTCCAGTTACAAATGCGGCATAAAAAGCTGCAGCAAAGGCTACCACTTCACCTTCTACGTCCCACAGAAACAGCTGTGTCTGTGGGACGAGGAGACTTAG